GCTGAGGCGCGCGCTGCCCAGCAGGTGCCCGAGGCGCTTGCGCCGGCTGCTTCCTGCAATCAGTGCGTGGGCGCCGTTCTTCGCGGTCGTGTCGAGCAGGTAGAAGTTGGCGTACATGAAATTGAAGCCGTCGACATCGTAGTGATAGTCGATGGTCTGGGAGGCCTTGCGCCGCTGCTCGGCGGAGAGCTGATTGGCCAGGCTCCAGAACAGCCAACTCGAGACCTGCCGCGGGCGGTAGCCCAGGAATAGCGACGCGGCTTCGTAGAGGTAGGCGTCGGCGGCGATCGCGCGGATTAACGGCAGTCTCGAAGAGTCCTGGACCGTGACGATCGCGAACTTGCCGCGCGCCTCCGAGAGCGTGGCGTAGGTGCCGGCCGGCTTGTCATCGACGTGAAGCGGCAGGCTGCGCGCCTGATCCTGCAAGGCGGCCACGGCTGCGTCATCGAGTTGCGGCCCGGGCGAGTAGGAGTGCCGCCGAATCTCCTCGACCTGCTCGGCGGCGTTCCGCGACGGAAGGACGTGATTCGAGCGCGCGACGTCGATCGTCGAATTGGCCGGCTTGTAGAGGTCGCCGACCTGGAGCGGCGTCGTCCGGACGACGACGTCCTTCAGGCGGTTGAGGGCGGAATAGGCATCGCGCACGGTCGCGAACCGGCCCAGCGCATAGTGGGGTTCGCGCAGGACTTTGCCCGCCAAACGCCCGAAGCGCTCGAAGTGTCGAGAGCCGAAGCCTGCCATGCCGGTCACTATGATCCTTGCGCCCGCCCTCAGGCGAGCGCCATCTCCGCGCGCTGCGCCATCGCCAGCAGCGGCCGGTCGTGCAGGCGAGGGGCGACGATCTGCAGGCCCACCGGCAGGCCGTCGCGGCCGGTGCCGCAGGGGATGGAGATGCCGGGCACAAGGGCTAAGTTGAACAGTGGCGTGAAGGCGGCGTGACCGCGCGGACCGACTTCCTTGTTCTCGATGACCCTCGGATAGACCTGCTCGACCGGCCAGGAGACGCAGGCCGTCGTCGGCGTCAGCAGATAGTCGTACTCGGTGAAGAACTGCGCGACGGAGCGCGCGCAGGCATCGGCGAAGCGGAAGGAAGCGATGACATCGGTGCCCGGGACGGACCGGCCGCGCTCGATCAGGCCCGAGACATTGTCGCCGAACAGGTCCTTGTCGTTGGCCTGATGCCCGCCATAAAGCAGGGCGGAGGCCGCACTGTTCACGGCAGCGAAGGCCGTTTCGGTCGTTTCGTCTGGCCAGGTCACGTCCGCTTCCTCTATCCGCCAGCCGGCCGCACGCAGCTTGGCGACAGCCGCCTCGAAGGCTGCCATCACATCGGGATCGACAGCCACGCCGAGGCCGAGACGCGGGCTCACGGCGATGCGTGGATTGCTGGGCGGGGGGACGTCGAGCAACGCCACCGAATGCGGATCGCGGCGGTCGGGACCGGCCATTACCTCGAAGGC
This DNA window, taken from Reyranella humidisoli, encodes the following:
- a CDS encoding amidase; translated protein: MTELLDQGAGAIAKAVRTGKAKARDVAEMAIARVEARNGQLTAIVDFDPAEARAAADAVDVRRKQGFDGAILGVPYTVKDTTWVQGRTVTNGSLLYKDFKPPRDAVAVERLKAAGGIFLGMTNTPEMAAKGHTENKVYGPSRHPMNPALTPGGSSGGAAAALAAGFSPIALGTDGGGSGRRPASHCGVVGVKTSAGAIPSPFGFGGAYGPLYGVTAPMGRTVADARVAFEVMAGPDRRDPHSVALLDVPPPSNPRIAVSPRLGLGVAVDPDVMAAFEAAVAKLRAAGWRIEEADVTWPDETTETAFAAVNSAASALLYGGHQANDKDLFGDNVSGLIERGRSVPGTDVIASFRFADACARSVAQFFTEYDYLLTPTTACVSWPVEQVYPRVIENKEVGPRGHAAFTPLFNLALVPGISIPCGTGRDGLPVGLQIVAPRLHDRPLLAMAQRAEMALA